GGGATACATCCAGGTATATTTCTTTGTCTTGGAGTGTGGCCTTAATATTTGTCGTAGATAAATAGTATGACCGTTGAACTCCCTTTTTACACGCCTCAAGATCTGACCATAAAAAACGGGAATCAGCTACAAGGTTCCATTCTACAAATTTACAGCACTGCCACACCGGATAGTAGTCATGAGAGATCCTGCGCATCCTTACCGTGTCATTTTCATAGTATTCGTTCTGCTCGTTACAACCTACATAAATATATTTATCGGAATTGTAAGAAAGATAGTTTTTTACAAAATGGTTTAAAATTCCTTTTGCCTTTGCAGAATTTGGATCTTCATTTGAAACATAAGGCTCCTTAGGCTCATGGAGGCCTGCAATCAACTGACTTTCCTGGCTATGTAAGTATGGTGAAGTTGCCCAAAGGCATATTATTAGTAGTGTTAATCTTTTCATTTTCTGCATTATATTGATAAACACCATATATAATGCGAAAGGCTTGCCAAAAGGCCATTGGTAAATTAAAAGGCCTTTTGGGTGTTTTTTGCTGTTATTATGCGGTATTTAATGGGTACTAAATTCCACTAATTGGTATTAATCAGACCCATAAGAAATTAATGACGGTGACACCTCCAAGTTGTCCTCAAGGCTTTGCATAAACCTGATAATGTCAGATATCTCCTGGTCACTAAGCCCCAGAGAGTCGGGAGGCAGTGTCTGGTTGTGCAAAGCAATACCTATCCCACTTCCTCCACCCACGTTGTAAAACTTTACAACTTCTTCCAGGGTAGTGTATACACCGTTGTGCATATAAGGCGCAGTCCGCGATACATTTCGCACGGTTGGAGTTTTAAATGCAAACTTTTTAAGGTCAGCCTGGAACAGCGTGTACCTGCCTGAATCCTGATCAATGGTAGCATTTGTAAAAACTGCCGACTGCGGTACTCCAAGTACCTCCAGCTCAGTGTGAGAAAAAGAAGGTGGTACAGTACCGTTAAATACAGGAGCAAAGTGACATGTACCACAACCGGCTTTACCCATAAATAAGTTGAAGCCGTTAATTTCACTTACAGTGAGAGAATTTTCTTTATTGGATATATTCCTGTCAAACTTTGAGTTAAAAGGCATCAGCGTTCTGATATATTGGGCGATGGCATTTCGTATGTTACGAGACGTTACGCTGTCTTTATAAAGTGTTTTAAATTCAGCTTTATAAGCGTCGGAGCTTTCAACAGTTTCCTGCAGACGGGTAAGGTCAGAGTGAAATTCTTTTTCACTATTGACCACATCCATGATCTGATTCTCCAAATTAGCCACCCGGGCGTCATAAAACTGATTGTTCTGCAAAGCTGCATAAAGTAATGTCGGTGAGTTACGAGGCAGTGTATTTCCGTCATTTGCCCTGGATTTAGATAGGCCATCAGTAAAGTATTTCTCAGGTTGATGGCAGGTTGCACAACTCATAGTTTTGCTACCGGACAGACTTTTGTCAAAAAATAATTGTTCGCCTAGTGATACTATCTCAGGAGATGATTTTGGCGAATATGAAGGTGCAAATTTGGCAATATTGAATGTTGCACTGTCAAAAAAAGTCTCAGCTTCATAATTGATTTTAGTGTCAAATGGAAAGCTGACATTCCAGTCCGACGCGGTTCTTTTCCACAAGTTTAATAGGGGATGTATGTGGTTTTTGATGAAGCTATAACGATCAAAAGTATCAAAATCCTGATGATTCAGACTTTGAGCACCTCGCTCAAGCTCATCTATCCATTGCTCATAAAGTTTTGAATCTTGAAATCTGGTTTTGTTAAGCTGTAGGTAACCTTTAATACTGAGCAACACTTGTCTGTTTTCCGGAAGTGAATGGTGGAGTACAGGAGAGTCGAAGCCGGAGATTCCCAGAGCCATTATGCGCACAAAGGAATCGCGAACCAGCCAGAGAAAGTGATAGTCACTTGAAACCGCCACATTGACATTGTCTTTTTCAAGTTGCAGTGTTGTGTAGATATTAGCGATTTCAGCGTGAATTACCTTCATGTCCAGGCTATCTTCAGCCAATAGCTCCTCAACAACCTGAAATCCTTGCGGAGGCTCATTCTCTATGCCATTTCCGCCCTCATGAACGATCATCAGGTTGGGTTGGTTAAGCGCTTTGTAAGCGGAGGCCTTGAAAAAAGCCATAATAGGCTCAGTCTGCTTAAATTTTAACCGGGCCT
This region of Fulvivirga ulvae genomic DNA includes:
- a CDS encoding cytochrome-c peroxidase, with translation MKIVLMKAAMLWCSKVWRDNMKIHFPILYKGACLLSLFILLSACSAKKRTAENPIPLQMQDQYLRDLEETLLAVERMKLTDNADSLRLIFLEARLKFKQTEPIMAFFKASAYKALNQPNLMIVHEGGNGIENEPPQGFQVVEELLAEDSLDMKVIHAEIANIYTTLQLEKDNVNVAVSSDYHFLWLVRDSFVRIMALGISGFDSPVLHHSLPENRQVLLSIKGYLQLNKTRFQDSKLYEQWIDELERGAQSLNHQDFDTFDRYSFIKNHIHPLLNLWKRTASDWNVSFPFDTKINYEAETFFDSATFNIAKFAPSYSPKSSPEIVSLGEQLFFDKSLSGSKTMSCATCHQPEKYFTDGLSKSRANDGNTLPRNSPTLLYAALQNNQFYDARVANLENQIMDVVNSEKEFHSDLTRLQETVESSDAYKAEFKTLYKDSVTSRNIRNAIAQYIRTLMPFNSKFDRNISNKENSLTVSEINGFNLFMGKAGCGTCHFAPVFNGTVPPSFSHTELEVLGVPQSAVFTNATIDQDSGRYTLFQADLKKFAFKTPTVRNVSRTAPYMHNGVYTTLEEVVKFYNVGGGSGIGIALHNQTLPPDSLGLSDQEISDIIRFMQSLEDNLEVSPSLISYGSD